In the genome of Desulfomonilaceae bacterium, the window GTTGAATTTCGAATTAAATTGACTATCTTGCTCTGATTATGTGGGATAGCCATCCTGGTTTTTCACTTTGTTTGGACTGAGCCGGGAAATCCCGGCTAGTCGACTATTGGAGCCCTTATTTTACATATTCCCCCATCTATCGAAAATTGACATTTCCCTATCAGATTGCGCCTTACTTCGTTTTATCCGTTGATTTGTATCTTGTTTTGGAAGATTCACCCTGTCTTGTGGCAGTGGAGACTGGTTCTCAGATATCTTTCCTGGCTGGGAATTACCGTTCCTCCCGCTGACTGTGCCCCTGAACGCCAATCGTTGGTCTATGCCCGGTTCATTCTTCACCGGAATTGTGACACTCCAAGACGGCGGACCGACTTGCGCTCCAGCGCCAGGGTCCATAATCATTGCTTCTGATGGGTTAAAGCTAAGAATTCCAAGTAGGACTGTCATGAGTAAATAGACTCTGTTTTTCATTTGATACCTCCCGGTTGTGCCTTGTTGGATAACCACCATTCAGCGTTTTGAAGAAGAGCCACTACTCACTGTGAGGAGGGATTGTGAGAGAATGTCCCTAGATGAAAGTTTTCAACTGTGGCGCTCATATAGAGTCAGTTGTGTAGGAAAGGGTTCAGTAATTGCCGCCAGTGCGCAAATTTCTCAACTTAGGAAAAGACTTGCATCTCCACGAGTTATGAATCATGAAGTTTTGATAGACAAATACGTCAGAGGTGGCCCCCAACACTCTTCCAACTGAGGAAAACGAAGTCCTTGGAGACTTCCCAACAACCATGATACGGCTTTGCCTGGCTTCACCGGCAACTCCTTAAATTCAGTAGTTCTTTGCCAAAAGCACAGCGTCACAATCTTGCCCGTGACGCGACCCTGCATACTACCTCTTAAACAGGAACTACTTTTGCAAGAGGCTCAATCATAAGGTGAATTCTAATGACAGATATCAGGAACAAAACTATTGAAGGATTGAAAATAGGAGACCACTTTTTTTGGAAATGGTCTGACAGATTGGAACAATTATTAGCGACTCTTAAGTGTTAGTTGCGCATTGACGCTTATTGATTTGTGCCGCCCTGTGTCTCCATAAGGCGCCAAACAAGCTCAAGAAGAGGTTCTCCGGTCAAAATTGAGACGCCCCGTTTAGGCAGCGATTGGTAGGTTATTTCACGAAAAATGAACAGTTTTTTCAATCCCAACACGAGAGAGCCATTTGTCTCTGTCGTGAGTAAGCAATTTAGGAGGTAACATGATCAGGCAGGTTGAATACTTTGAGAAGCCCGGGAGGGAAAACACTTCTCGGTGTTTAGAAATAGTTTCCGGGCTGGTGGATGAGGGTTTCTCTCATCTCGTCGTGGCCACGACCGCTGGAGAAACCGGGATGTTGTTCGCCAAGAAATTTAAGGGCAAAGTCCAGAACATGGTGGCGGTCACTCATAACGTCGGTTATGCGAGCCCAAATGTGGACGAATGCCCTGCTGAAGTCAGACAGAAGTTGACCAGCCTTGGTGTCAAAATATTTACAGGAACCATTCTGAGTCGAGGGATCGAGGCCTCCTTCATGAAAAAGCATCAGGGCGTCTATTTGGGGTACATTGTCGCTCAGACGTTAAGACTGCTCGGTCAAGGCATAAAGGTCTGCGTTGAGATCGTCGTTGAAGCCTGCGACGCAGGTCTTGTACCTGAAGGTGAAGATGTCATCGCTGTTGCCGGTACCGGAAAAGGAGCAGACACTGTGGCCATCATCCAGGCTCATCCGTCTGATCGCTTTCTTGACGTACGAGTCAGACAAATCCTGGCTAAACCTTTATGACATTACGGGCTTGCTTGTCTGAGAACCGCGCGCTTCAAACTACCATGCTCAGGGAGGGCAACCTGAACATTGAATCCATATTCATCCTCTGCGTCGGACTTGTGAGAATGTTCGCAAAGGTCGCCGACAGCCACGGTTGATCGCCAGTTGGGAGGCGTTCATTAGCCTTATGTGGCTCCTGTCTTCCCAGTGTCTCCGCCGTGTTCTGGCGCCGCCGCGACAGAATTTGGGTTGACGCTGGCGCACACGGCGAGATATGCTCAGAAACAGAGGAAAAGATTCTATTTCGGGAACATGACGACGGTTCTAGCTGTGTTCGCTCGTGTGGAACTGCACACGGAGACCTCTTCGGATTCGGCGGGGCCAGCCCTTGACCTCTCAAGGGCGGAAAGACGATCAAAATCGCAAAAGCGGGGCATAATTCTGGATTGTAGTAGCTGTATGTAATTAGGGGCTTTGCTGTTCATCAATACGTTAATGAGCAATTATGAACGAACAAGAGATATCTCAAGAGCGAGCAAGTTTTCTTGAGCAGGATTTTGACCGCGGTTTCATCAATTTTTGCGGTTTTAAGGCTGAACTCGCTCAATGGGGGCGGTTTCACTCTCGGCTGGAAATTGAGGACAAACATCGCCAGCAGGATGGATTTATCCATGCAGGCGTTATGGCTACCATGGCAGACCATACGGCGGGTTATTCGGCATTTACCACAGTAACCGAGGACATGCAGATTCTAACAATAGAGTTTAAGATCAATTTCCTTCGTCCGGCGTTCGGCCGACTTCTAGTATGCAGATCGCATGTCATCAGGGAGGGTCGTCAAATAATTGTATCAGAATCCGAAATCTTTGATGTCGGTGACCAAATAAATGAAATGGCTGTGGCAAAGGCGATAGTTACCCTGATGGCAGTGCCTCGGTCCAAGCTTTTGAAAGGCTCCTTGAATTCCAAATAAACCTTGAGCCTAATTCCTGAGTTGATCGAGTTTAAGTCAGAATGGATTATGAACTGTTCTGTATGTAAACGTCCCGGTCACGACATTTGATCCCAATCACTAAGCTTGTGAAGCAATATAAGTGTTACATGAGCGAAACACCGAAATGAAGTTCTGTGTAGGTCCTCCAGAATGGAGCCGCCGGTGATGGAACAACCCTATTTCGCTAAATGGGAGCCCTCTATGGGAGCTAAAACCTGGATATTGTACGATCTACGATTCTTAAGTTTCTTTAGTTTCAGGCCTTCTTTGATTGTACTCGATTTCCAAAGACACCAGCCTGGCTAAAAGTATTGCGGGGAATAGCTGACCTATCAAGGCCTGAAGCATTGATAGCGCTCGTGCCGATGGACTCAATGGAAGTATGTCGCCATAACCGACACTTGTCATGGTCGTATAACTGAAATAGGTGAATTTACCCATGAGTGTGTGTACATCTCCGCTAAACTTTGGGAAATCTATGTTGAAGGCTTCGGGGTTGATTATGCTGACTATGAGATAGAGATAACCGAATAAAATGGCCGTCAGCATGTAAACGGCCACTGAGCCGGCAATTCGCCGGTAGGTTATAGGTCCTCTCTTGAAGACATGCATTAAAATTACCGCAATTAGAGTTGCGGACAGAAAAGTTCTGAATCCGAGGGACATGAACAAAGCTCGTGAACTAGGGTATGCGTATCCCCAGAAATGGGAACCCAAACCCAACGCAGCGATTATGGCTACGATTCTCGCCCAGTGCGGCGTTTGGCTGACCGCCATCACACCGGTAATCAACACCCCTATAAAAACCAGATGTACGGCAAACCCTCCAAAATCGGAATTAATGAAGGGATAAATTACAAAGGTCTCAACCAAAAGTACAACAAGGAGTCCTGTTAGACCTAGGTCTTCAGCCCATAGCCTTTTAGAAGCCTTTGAAATCATGGTTTTAGTTGCATCCTCAGTAAATGGTTATCACTGTGGTTTATTAGTTAAATATAAATTTACTAAAACTATCTATATTTACAATATATTATACCATAAAATTAAACTTAATTGTAAATTAATTAACTATCATTTTATGGGTTTCGTAAAGCTCTTGTACAGAAGACTTATACAGAGAACTCGGTTTCCGTAGAATGAAAACCGGCAGATAATGGGGTAAAGGTCGGGCTGCATCGTATAAAGGGTATTCGCACGAAGCTTGGCCTGCGCTGTATACAGAAAAACCACTTTAAGGTAACTACGGACTCCAGCCACCACAAAGAGGGCGGTGTTACGAAATAAAGAAAGGCGGTATATAAAATCAACGAAACATATAGTGGGTCCATATTTTGATTGAAGTGGTGTTACAACAGATTTGATCTCCTATAAATATAGCGGCTACTTAATAAACATAAACCAACATTTTCTCTGGGAATGTCTGAAACTACAAGGAGAGGAGTAGAGTATGAGTAATTATTTTTTTCTCTGGGTGGGTTTAGGTGCTGGTCTTCTAATCTTAATAAACGCCTGTTTGAGCCCATCAGATGATTTGAGAAAGAAGTCGTTCGCGATATTTTCCTATAACCTGATTGCGAATTACTCTGTCTAACTAACCTTGGATCCACATCTGAGATCAATTGAGATAGCTTTTACCAGTATCCGTCGCACAAGTCGATTATTGCTCGCCTTCAGTATCTGAAAGAGTTGGTAAATATACATCTTCTCACAAGTGTTTCTTGTCCCACCCAGCGCTTCGGCGGTTTATTGGCCGGCTCTTCTTATGACACCCGGGAACGTGCAAATAGATCGGTCGAAGTGTTCTTCCCTGTCACTTTATGATCGGCGCTCGTACAAAGGCGCCTTGGCCGAATATGTCAAGGTTCTCGACGACGACTTCTGTCGCCTTGCCCTCCGGGTCGATCCGGAAGGTCACGCCGCTCAAGCCACCGGCCGACTCTCCCACCGGTTGATAGATGAACACGTCTCGGCTCCAGTGCCGCAAAGGGATGGAAGCCTGCCTTAATCCCATGTTCAGGACCAGCGCTCCATCTTTTCCGACGATGTCGATATCTCCGAAGTAATCGTTGTGATAAATTCCGACGTAGGCAGCCGAGGCCAAGCCCGGTGAGGGGTGTGACGGCGGCAGCAAGTAATTAGTGTTGTAGCCGAAAGACGTCTTTACAGCCTCCTCGAACATCCGATTCGCCAACGTAACCCAGTCTCTTTGGAATTTTCCGTAGAAGAGAAGGTCGAAGAAGCTTTTCGTTATCCCCTCAGGCACGCCGGTGGGCCCCGCGTTCGAAAGGACGGCAATGCCGATCCCCTCGGCGGGAAGCAAGGCAACCTCTGTCCGCATACCAAGATAAAATGCGCCTGAGTGCGTCCAGAAGACGCGGTCATTATCGTCGTGGCCAACATTCCAGCCCAGTCCATAAAAGGTAGCCCGGTTCGTCTTCGGGTCAAACTTGGTCACGATCTGCGGACGATGGGTTTCACTCAGTGGCTCAGCAGCAATGATTCGCTTGCCTTCGAACGTGCCGCCATTGAGTTGCAAGCGGATCCATTGCGCGAGGTCGCGAGCAGTGGAGCTGACCCCTCCGGCTGGTGACTGGGCGTCTGGATCACGTACGTACTTAGGAACCCAAGTGCCGTCAATTCGGACATGCAAGAACGCGCGATTGCTCGCGGACTCAAAGTCTCTGAATCGGGAACTCGAAGACCTCATGCCTAGCGGATGATAGAGGTTGTCAGCGACAAGATCCTCCCAGCGCTTGCCTGAGGCCCGCGCAGCGGCGATCGCGGCCGCAGTAAAGCCAAAGTTTGTATATGCGAAATGAGAACGAAAGCTGGTCGCCGGTTTTACATAACGCAAACGGCGTAGAATCTCCATACGCCCATAACCCATGTCTTCCAACAGGTCGCCCACTTGGGCAGGCAAGCCGCTCCGATGGCAAAGCAAGTCGCGCAGCGTGACCTGCCGGGTAACCCACGGATCATACAATCTAAAGTCCGGCCAGTGGTCGACCACTGGGTCGTCCCAGTCGATCACTCCATCGCCGACTAGTCCGGCCAATACGGTTGACGTAATCGGTTTAGAGAGCGAAGCGAGTTGAAAGACCGTGTCGGGATCAATGGGGTCTTCTGTGCCCACCTTTCTAACCCCGAAGCCCTTGAGATAGACCATCTGGTCCTTATAGACGACGATGATCGCCATGCCCGGCACCCCGGTTTTCTCCAACGTTTGTTGTGCGAGGTTGCTCAGTTCGGGAAGCACGTTCATGACCTGCTGATGAGTCACTTCCGGCATTGACCCCGCTTGGACCGTGGCAACCGTTACAGCGATCAGTCCAACTGCGATCAGCCATTTGACCGATTTCATCGTGTGCCTCCTAAATGGTTTATTGCGATCGCGGCGGATCAGCGTAAACGCAAGATTACCGTGTCTTTGAAAATGAAACAGGTATTATGCCACGATACCCGGCAGAGGCAAAACCGTCGTCACGTTGATAAAGAAGCCTCTTTTGTTGTCTTTTGAGTTTACCGCACCATACGGCCCCGGTCAATCGTAACCTCCAATCGCACCTTACCCAACAACGCGCTGGTTAATGAAGCGTTACTTATTACAAAGATCACGAAGGCGGTTCAGTCCGGGAATTAAAAGTCAGCGCCGATCCAGACGAAGCGCATACATAACTCTCGCTTAGGGGAAAGACACTTGGTTTGTTGATGAATGCGTGACTGTCCCATGTCAACTCTATTGGTTTTTTAGTATTCATTCCAAATTATGTCATTTCTTAGTAGTGTTTGGTGACAAATCCAACCTTGGTTATTCGTCCTACGGACTTACTTTTTAGATAAGCTTCCGAAGAATCCAAACAGCCAAATTGTCATCTTACGACGTAGTTGTGAAATATTTCTGAGCAACCCAGAAAGCGGTCCAGGAGTAACGAATCTGGCTCGGAACTTTATGTGAAATTTTATTCCGGAGGTGAGTCATGAAAAAGTATATTGACACAATAGAAAACAATAAAAAAATGGGAGAAGACTTTCCGGGCAGTGAAGCAGGTCCGCTACATTTGGGGAGCCCCATGGACCGGCGAAGTTTTATAGCTGGATCAACGTTGGTTGCGGGAGGCATGCTGGCTTATCCTTTGATGGTGTCGTCCGCCGGGGAAACAACTCCGACTCAGAGTAAGAGCGCGAGAGCGAGGGATGAGACCACTTTGCCCGACTTCAGTTTCCCTTTGGCTCAACAACCTGCGCGGGTGTTGCCAGGGGGCTCTGCGCGAGAGGCAACAGCAGTGCAGTTTCCTGTATCAAAGAACATTGCCGGTGTACTCATGACACTTAAAGCCGGCGGGCTTCGCGAACTTCATTGGCACGCCAACGCTGCTGAATGGGCCTATGTAATCGAGGGCAACGTTCGGGTAACCATAGTCGATCCTCAGGGCCGCATAGAAATAGCAGACTTTGCTCCTGGAGACGTCTGGTACTTTCCTCGCGGCCATGCCCATTCGATTCAAGGGCTTGCCATCGGGCCGGGTGAAGCGAAGTTTCTGCTCGTATTTGACAACGGTTATTTCTCTGAATTCGAAACATTCAGTTTCACGGACTGGCTCGCCCAGACGCCCAAGGAAATTGTGGCAAAGAGTCTCAATATCCCTGCTTCAGATTTGATAAATCTTCCCAAAAAAGAGGTTTATATCGCACAGGGGCCGCCGCCACCATTGCTCCCGGTGAATCCGATCTCGGGGCCGGGAACGGTTTTGGCTCCGCCTTTGACTCACAAGTATTCGCTTCGATCCCAAAAGCCGTGGAGGCGAGACCCCGATGGCGAGGTTCGTATGGCTTCGGCCAACGAGTTTCCTATTTCGACGACTATGACAGGAACATTACTAAATCTCAAACGTGGCGCTCTTCGTGAGCTCCACTGGCATCCTAACGCTGACGAATGGCAATACGTCCTTTCGGGTAAGATGAGGCTCACTGTCTTTGCATCTCACGGCCTGGCTAAAGTTGTGGAACTGGGCGCCGGAGACATCGGTTTTGCGCCTATGGGTTACGGCCATGCTCTGGAAAACGTTGGTGACGGCCCAGCAGAACTCATCCTCGTATTTAACAGTGGTGAATACCAGGAAATAAGCCTCAGCACGGTTCTTGCCGCGAATCCGGCATATCTTTTGGAGACTAACTTCAACTTGCCGAGGGCCATCATCGACAAGCTTCCCAAGAAACAGGAATTCATAACCTCCGGGACCAAAGGCAGGTGATATGGCGTTTTTCTCAAGTTCATGCTGAATTGGGCGTTGTGATTCGTGTAAGAAAAGAGTTCAATGAAATGGTGTCTGAAGGGAGCCAAAGCAATGATCAGAATACGATATGTTGACATCAACGGAGATTGGGCAGACTGCAAAAAATAAAGCATTTGGGCTCACTCAGAAGTTGGGGGAAGAAAACCTCCGAGGTTCAAAACGCTTTCAATTATCATCTCATATTGAGATAGACTTCGCCAATTTTTATACTAAGATTGGAGTATGTATTAATTAGACGGTAAGATACTAACTTACTATCAAGATGAATCGAAGACATTGGATTCTTCCTTAGGGAAGGATGTCAGATGCAGGTTTTCTTGGGAAGGATTTGAGCAACGGACTACGCAAAAAAAGGTCCGTAGCTAGCCGGATGTCGAACCCAATCCAGGAGACAACCTTACCAACTGGGGCAGATCTGGTTCCTAATGGATAATAAGCTGATAAAAAGGGGAAGCTGAAATGGAAACATTGGACCCACTTGGAGTTTTAACCATACTGATAATTGTCTTTGCCTCCGTGCTTTGGTTTATTGTCCCATTTATTAGAGGCCTCAATGAAAAGCGTCATTTTTCAAGATCCAATCGTAAATCTAATGAACTTCTTTTGACTTCACCGTCCCAAGGTAAACCACTAAGAGAGGCTAACACACGATTTGCAATTTCCAATCATATAACAAGATTAGCTCTCAAAACAAAACGAACCATCGCGACCAAATTTGGTTACTCTGAGGCATCACAAACTAAAGATCGATCTACCAGAAAAGAATTGATCTTTTCACCTACCGAAGGTGAACCTCCATCTGGCGAATCTTCACTTATTTCTGGCCAAAAAAACGAGTTGCCCATAGCAGCCGCTCTAACTTCAACAATCCAGGATGATTCTCGGAAAGAAGCCTGTTTAACCCAGAACACCAAAGATGGGGCTCCACATCCCGATAAAGTTCCAGTCTTGCAACCTTTCCTAAATCAACTATCTCACGAAGACATAGCAATTGCCGTTGAACTTTCGCAGGCTAGGAAAAAGTCCAAAGAGGATTATTCAGAGCTGTTGCAAAAACAGATACCGTCCCAAGATTCCTCTAAAACAAACATGTGCTGTCATATTAGGGATGACGAATCTCCCGAAAAAGGCTCATTGATTTCGTCCACCCAGGATAAATCTCGCGGAGCAGAATCGCCACTATCGCCAAACCATGGGGAGTCTAGCGGAGGAGACGATACAACGATACGAGGATTTGGGAACAAACCAACCCTGGTCAACAAGATGGGGATCTCCAAAATTTCAACTACCAGATATTATAAGTTTCCCAGAGAAGCATCTCTGACTTCACTTAATGAACAGAATGACTATCCCAGGGAAGTTTCCTTAGCGCCAGTGGACGAAAAAGAGTCTCCACGGCAAAGCAATACTAGATCTATGATTCTAAATTA includes:
- a CDS encoding PaaI family thioesterase; translation: MNEQEISQERASFLEQDFDRGFINFCGFKAELAQWGRFHSRLEIEDKHRQQDGFIHAGVMATMADHTAGYSAFTTVTEDMQILTIEFKINFLRPAFGRLLVCRSHVIREGRQIIVSESEIFDVGDQINEMAVAKAIVTLMAVPRSKLLKGSLNSK
- a CDS encoding cupin domain-containing protein; this encodes MKKYIDTIENNKKMGEDFPGSEAGPLHLGSPMDRRSFIAGSTLVAGGMLAYPLMVSSAGETTPTQSKSARARDETTLPDFSFPLAQQPARVLPGGSAREATAVQFPVSKNIAGVLMTLKAGGLRELHWHANAAEWAYVIEGNVRVTIVDPQGRIEIADFAPGDVWYFPRGHAHSIQGLAIGPGEAKFLLVFDNGYFSEFETFSFTDWLAQTPKEIVAKSLNIPASDLINLPKKEVYIAQGPPPPLLPVNPISGPGTVLAPPLTHKYSLRSQKPWRRDPDGEVRMASANEFPISTTMTGTLLNLKRGALRELHWHPNADEWQYVLSGKMRLTVFASHGLAKVVELGAGDIGFAPMGYGHALENVGDGPAELILVFNSGEYQEISLSTVLAANPAYLLETNFNLPRAIIDKLPKKQEFITSGTKGR
- a CDS encoding serine hydrolase; this encodes MKSVKWLIAVGLIAVTVATVQAGSMPEVTHQQVMNVLPELSNLAQQTLEKTGVPGMAIIVVYKDQMVYLKGFGVRKVGTEDPIDPDTVFQLASLSKPITSTVLAGLVGDGVIDWDDPVVDHWPDFRLYDPWVTRQVTLRDLLCHRSGLPAQVGDLLEDMGYGRMEILRRLRYVKPATSFRSHFAYTNFGFTAAAIAAARASGKRWEDLVADNLYHPLGMRSSSSRFRDFESASNRAFLHVRIDGTWVPKYVRDPDAQSPAGGVSSTARDLAQWIRLQLNGGTFEGKRIIAAEPLSETHRPQIVTKFDPKTNRATFYGLGWNVGHDDNDRVFWTHSGAFYLGMRTEVALLPAEGIGIAVLSNAGPTGVPEGITKSFFDLLFYGKFQRDWVTLANRMFEEAVKTSFGYNTNYLLPPSHPSPGLASAAYVGIYHNDYFGDIDIVGKDGALVLNMGLRQASIPLRHWSRDVFIYQPVGESAGGLSGVTFRIDPEGKATEVVVENLDIFGQGAFVRAPIIK
- a CDS encoding ion channel; the encoded protein is MISKASKRLWAEDLGLTGLLVVLLVETFVIYPFINSDFGGFAVHLVFIGVLITGVMAVSQTPHWARIVAIIAALGLGSHFWGYAYPSSRALFMSLGFRTFLSATLIAVILMHVFKRGPITYRRIAGSVAVYMLTAILFGYLYLIVSIINPEAFNIDFPKFSGDVHTLMGKFTYFSYTTMTSVGYGDILPLSPSARALSMLQALIGQLFPAILLARLVSLEIEYNQRRPETKET
- a CDS encoding pyruvate kinase alpha/beta domain-containing protein → MIRQVEYFEKPGRENTSRCLEIVSGLVDEGFSHLVVATTAGETGMLFAKKFKGKVQNMVAVTHNVGYASPNVDECPAEVRQKLTSLGVKIFTGTILSRGIEASFMKKHQGVYLGYIVAQTLRLLGQGIKVCVEIVVEACDAGLVPEGEDVIAVAGTGKGADTVAIIQAHPSDRFLDVRVRQILAKPL